TTTCGCCGGAGGGGGTGCCGCCACATCCGTGCCGACCACGGAACCGGCCACGGACCGGCGCACGGAGCGGGTACGCGAGAATGGATCGTGTGACGGTGACGGTGGACATCTCAGCCCGTGAAGCCGAAGTGCTGACGCTGCTCGGCGAGCACCTCAGCAACGCCGAGATCGGCGCCCGGCTGTTCATCTCCGTACGCACCGTGGAGAGCCACGTCTCATCGCTGCTGCGCAAGCTGGAGGTGGCCGACCGGCGGGCCCTGGCCCAGCGCGCCGCCGAGCTGGCCGGTCCCGGCCGCGCGCAGCCCGCGCCGGTCCTGCCCACCCCGCTGACCTCGTTCGTGGGCCGTGCGCAGGAGCGCGCCGAGCTTGCCGACCTGCTCAAGAACCAGCGGCAGGTGACCGCGCTCGGGCCGGGCGGTGTCGGCAAGACCCGGCTCGCGCTCACCGTGGCCGCGCAGGTCGCGGGGGAGTATCCCGACGGGGTCTGGTTCGTGGACCTGGTGTCGGTCACCGACCCGGGCGCGTGCGTGGTCGCCGGTGCGGTCGCGTCGGCGCTGGGCCTCGGCGAGCAGCCCGGCCGGGCCATGGACGAGTCCGTCGTGGCCACCCTGGCCGACCGGCACGCGCTGCTCATCCTCGACAACTGCGAGCAGGTGCGCGACGGGGTGGCCCCGTTCCTGGAGCGGCTGCTGGCCGGCGCGCCCCGGGTGACGGTGCTGGCCACCAGCCGCGCCCGGCTCATGGTGCCGTTCGAGCGGGTGTATCCGGTGCCGCCGCTGTCGCTGGCCGAGGACGGCGATTCGGACGCGGTCGCGCTGTTCCTGGACCGGGCCGGGGCCGTGGGCCTGTCACCGGATCCCGCGCAGCACGAGCGCATCGCGCAGGTGTGCGCCCGGCTGGACGGCATGGCCCTGGCCATCGAGCTGGCCGCCGCCCGGCTGCCCACGCTCGGGCTGGACGGGCTGACCGCGGCGCTGGCCGACCCGCTGCGCATGCTGGCCGGGGGCTCGCGGGCCGACGAGCGGCACCGGTCCGTACGCGCCGCGCTGGACTGGAGCTACTCGCTGCTGGACCCCGCCGACCGGGCGCTGCTGGCGCGGGTGTCGGTGTTCGTGGCCCCGTTCACCGTCGGCGCGGCGGCGCAGACGGCCGGCACCGACTTCGCCGACGCGGCCGACGGGCTGGCCCGGCTGGCCGAGCAGAGCCTGCTCACGGTCACCCCGGCCGCGGGCGGCACCCGCTACCGGGCGTTGGAGACGGTCCGGCAGTACGGCACGCAGCGCCTGGCCGACACCGGTGAGCTGGACGCCGCCCGCGCCCGGCACCTGCGCTGGTGCCAGGACGCCGCCGCGGAGCTGGCCGTGGTCCGCGAGGACTGGCGGGTCCGGTTCGACCAGGCCGCCGACGACTTCCGGGCCGCCCTGGCCTGGGCGGTGGAGCGGCCCGAGCAGCGCGCGAACGTGTACGACCTCGCGCGGCGCATGGCCGAGCTGACGTTCACCCGCACCTACGTCGGGGAGTCGCAGCTGCGCTTCGAGCAGGCGGCCGCGTTCGCCGACGACCCGGCCGCCGCCGCCGAGCTGCTGCGCCGCGCCGCCGCCGTGGCGGGCTGCCGGATGCGCGGCGACGACATGTACCGGCTGCACCGCGCCGCCGCCGAGGTCGCGCTGGCCGTCGGGCAGCCCGCCCGTGCCGCCGCCGACCTGGCCACGGCCGGTAACAACAGCTACCGGTTCTGGAGCAAGTTCGAGACGCTGCCGCCCCGCGACGAGGTGCTCGGGCTGATCACCCGGGCGGGGGAGCTGTCCGGGGACGACCCGGCGGCCCTGGCGGCGGTCGCGCTGGCCGAGGCCGGGGTGCTCGCCGACGCGTACGGGGCCGCGCAGGGCCCGGCCGTAAACACCGTCGCGGAGACGGTCGAGCGCGCCGAGCGGGCCGTGGAGCTGGCCC
The Catellatospora sp. IY07-71 DNA segment above includes these coding regions:
- a CDS encoding LuxR C-terminal-related transcriptional regulator — encoded protein: MTVTVDISAREAEVLTLLGEHLSNAEIGARLFISVRTVESHVSSLLRKLEVADRRALAQRAAELAGPGRAQPAPVLPTPLTSFVGRAQERAELADLLKNQRQVTALGPGGVGKTRLALTVAAQVAGEYPDGVWFVDLVSVTDPGACVVAGAVASALGLGEQPGRAMDESVVATLADRHALLILDNCEQVRDGVAPFLERLLAGAPRVTVLATSRARLMVPFERVYPVPPLSLAEDGDSDAVALFLDRAGAVGLSPDPAQHERIAQVCARLDGMALAIELAAARLPTLGLDGLTAALADPLRMLAGGSRADERHRSVRAALDWSYSLLDPADRALLARVSVFVAPFTVGAAAQTAGTDFADAADGLARLAEQSLLTVTPAAGGTRYRALETVRQYGTQRLADTGELDAARARHLRWCQDAAAELAVVREDWRVRFDQAADDFRAALAWAVERPEQRANVYDLARRMAELTFTRTYVGESQLRFEQAAAFADDPAAAAELLRRAAAVAGCRMRGDDMYRLHRAAAEVALAVGQPARAAADLATAGNNSYRFWSKFETLPPRDEVLGLITRAGELSGDDPAALAAVALAEAGVLADAYGAAQGPAVNTVAETVERAERAVELARRTGDPLAESAALDALTGSRSWSGDTFGAAATARRRIELLASQPVTPEVTHELLDALGNATEAALGAGDLAAARRWGRQLADHPLLAEVGHRATSWLLVTDAMAGDVGETLALADRFLEAWERNGRPARSVLGPAVAAISMVHSLRGDDAARREWDEIMGQLGAPPEHVYGYGAVYDAIWSLHEGRPEQALERMAPEPADVWKWVCWIWLHWYAALRAEAAVLAGRPDAAARLAAARKAVDGNPVAGAIVERAQALLDGDAGGLLAAAAAFEAAGCRYQWARTLVLAGGEHAGRAAAALSELGLAPMAPRR